GTCCGCTGTTCTTCGACTTCTTTTTTGAGCGATACGTGCTGGTCAAGCAGCTGATCGATGATGCAGTCGGCCCCATCATGCGAAATCAGGGCTTCGCGGGAAATTTCGAGCCGACGAACCACTTCGGCCAACGAAATGCGATCCAAACCGCTGGTCAGTTCGTAGATCTTCTGAGCGGCGTGACTGTCGTCGAGCGTCGCCAGCAATTGAATTTCACGGAGACCGACGGCGAAGATATTGTTGTAGGTATAGCGATCGACCCCTTCCAGCAACGCTTCCAATTGCGTCCGACTTTGCCGCGAACCGTCTGGGGCCACAATCCAGGCGTTTTCTTCAAACGTCCGTTCGTCCCACAGACGCACCACTTGAAACCGACCGAGCGTGCCGCGGATGTTGAGCGAACCGCCGGGCTGTCCGCCGTTGACCGGCGGCAAATAGCGGCGCTCTTCCGACAGATCGATGCCATACAGCATCGTCCGCAGGAAGTTGAGCAGCGTGCTTTTGCCCGCTTCGTTATGCCCGAAAAAGACGGTTACCGTCGGCGAGAGCTCTTCGATACGTAGCCCACGCCAAACGCCGAAACCATCGATATTGACTTGATTTAATTGCACGTTGGCGGCTCCTAGTCGTCGATCCGCAAGGCTTGGACACCCATGCGGCGGGCTTCATGCAGCGCCTTACGACGAACTTCCCTGGTTTCAATCTGCACCGCTTCGGACAACTGCGTGCCGCGACGGTCTTCGCCTAATAACTCGGTCAATTCAATGGGGATATCGGGGTCAGCAAGCAATTCGCGCGTCAGCCGCAAAAAGTCGCCGCAGATGGTTTGTTCTTGATACCAGGCCTCGGGAATGACCGACGCCGATTCAATCGTTAATTCATGGGTCCAGGCGCCCGACTCTTCGCCGCCAAACTCTTTGTTCAGCACGTCGATCGTGTGCTGCCACAACGATTCGGCCATCAACTTTTTCGACGCATTTCCTTCAATAATCACTCGCCAGTCCACCAACAACTGTCGGCGTCCTTTGCCCGAGACGAGCGTCCGCATCCGATTTTTCAGCACCTTTTCCAACTCTTCCGGTGACTCGCAATTGGCGATCTCCACCAGTTCGCTTTGCCAGCGGACGACATCGGTCGCGATCGCGTCGGTCGAGATCTCGCCGGCTTCGTTGACTTCGACCACAGTGCAGCTGCGTTGACCAACGTGCAGCGGACGGCGACCTTGCGGTGAGCCAGAGTGGATGGCGAATTTCGGCGCAGTGCGATGCTTCTTGCGCATCTCTTCGCCGCCGAGCGCCCAATACGGAATATCGTGGCGGCTGATCGCGCCATCTTCGACTTCGCCATAGGCGACGGCGATGGTGAACAAGCCGGCAGCGGAGGGGCGAAACTCACCGATCCGGATTTCTCCGCCAGAGTTGGCCTGGCCAATAATCGCGGCGATCGCTTCGCCATCTTGCTCAAAGTGGACGGTTTGGGGCAGGCCAGGTCGGAAGATGTGAACATTGCGGGGCAGCGCCACCGACGAAGGCCAACGCGAAGGAGGATCGGCTTCGCCGCCAGCCCAGTAGACGTTAATACCGGCAGTATCAAGTTGCTCAAACATTTCCAACAAGCAGCCGATCGTACGCGGGCTGGAGAGCCGCGGATCGAGCAAATCACCGGTCAGAACGACGAAATCGACCTCGTGCAACATCGCCGTTTCGACCACTTGCTGCGCAGCGCGACGTGGCGCCTCGCAAAAGAGAGTGCGCAAATGATCCGGAACTGAGGGAAGCCCTCCGAGCGGCTGATCGAGATGGAAGTCGCCCGATTGAAGAAAGCGGAACGACGCACCTGGAGTCATATTGTTGCGCCTCCTTGCGCGAATTACTGTCGATATGGTCGCCAGCAATTCAGTGCTGGCGCCTACCTATTCGGGCAGTTTAGCGGAATTTGAAAAATCCGCCTATCCGGATTCTTTTCGTCAAAGAAACGATAGTTCCCCAACCGACATAGCGCAACCATTGACGCTCTGCATAGACTTACGATAATAGGGGCCGCTGTTTGCCGGCATTTTGACTGGCTAGCTAAGCAATCATCTGTCTAATTCCGCTCATCGCAGACAAACTGCGATACAGCCTTTTTTAGCATGTAGATCCGTTTGGGGATCGACACCGTGCCGTCGGGGGTGCGGCAGATGAGCAATCCGGATGATAAAAATGAAAATGCCCCCGAATGACTCCAAAGTAGTGCGCGCTCGTGATCGATTGCGCTCGAGCACGCAGCAGCTCCATCAACAAACCGAGTCTCAGCTTCATTGGGATCAAGTTTTCTCCTCTCGTGCGTCCTATCAGCGATTCCTGCTAGCAATGCTGCGGATCGTAATTCCCGCAGATGCAGCGATCGATCGCCAACTTGTGCATCTGAAACCCGAATGGGTCTCCAAGCGCCGAACCGCGGCATGGCTAG
The nucleotide sequence above comes from Blastopirellula sp. J2-11. Encoded proteins:
- a CDS encoding exonuclease SbcCD subunit D, yielding MTPGASFRFLQSGDFHLDQPLGGLPSVPDHLRTLFCEAPRRAAQQVVETAMLHEVDFVVLTGDLLDPRLSSPRTIGCLLEMFEQLDTAGINVYWAGGEADPPSRWPSSVALPRNVHIFRPGLPQTVHFEQDGEAIAAIIGQANSGGEIRIGEFRPSAAGLFTIAVAYGEVEDGAISRHDIPYWALGGEEMRKKHRTAPKFAIHSGSPQGRRPLHVGQRSCTVVEVNEAGEISTDAIATDVVRWQSELVEIANCESPEELEKVLKNRMRTLVSGKGRRQLLVDWRVIIEGNASKKLMAESLWQHTIDVLNKEFGGEESGAWTHELTIESASVIPEAWYQEQTICGDFLRLTRELLADPDIPIELTELLGEDRRGTQLSEAVQIETREVRRKALHEARRMGVQALRIDD